A genomic stretch from Gemmatimonadaceae bacterium includes:
- a CDS encoding ROK family protein — MAHSQFIVGVDLGGTNIVVCAMSADGTRQHGLRSEPTQAAEGTDAVIARMARMVNETVDITMQETGVARDAFRGVGIGAPGPLDREAGIVLVAPNLGWHMVPLRDRITALTGLPAALDNDANCATYGEWWIGAAKGGRNVIGVTIGTGIGGGLILDGKLYHGSSDMAGEIGHTTIDQTGRRCGCGNYGCLEAYASGTAIAERAREALSYEQVSILPDLVGGDVSRITAAIVYEAAAQGDAVATEVVRDTARFLGTGLANLLNIFNPDVVVIAGGVTQAGEALFGPLRAEVRRRAFKPAVDACRIVPGILPGTAGVVGAVATFIAQHGAASQ; from the coding sequence ATGGCTCACTCCCAATTCATCGTCGGCGTCGACCTCGGCGGCACCAATATCGTGGTCTGTGCCATGTCCGCTGACGGCACCCGACAGCACGGACTGCGCTCCGAACCAACTCAGGCGGCGGAAGGCACGGATGCCGTGATCGCGCGCATGGCCCGCATGGTGAACGAAACCGTGGACATCACCATGCAGGAAACCGGGGTCGCGCGAGACGCCTTTCGCGGCGTCGGCATCGGCGCGCCGGGTCCACTGGATCGCGAGGCCGGCATCGTCTTGGTGGCGCCGAATCTGGGCTGGCACATGGTGCCTCTGCGTGATCGCATTACGGCGCTTACCGGACTTCCCGCAGCGCTGGATAACGACGCCAACTGCGCGACGTACGGCGAGTGGTGGATTGGTGCGGCCAAGGGCGGCCGCAACGTGATTGGCGTGACCATCGGTACCGGCATCGGCGGCGGACTGATTCTCGATGGCAAGCTGTATCATGGGTCCAGCGACATGGCGGGAGAGATCGGACACACCACCATCGACCAGACCGGGCGCCGCTGCGGATGCGGCAACTACGGGTGCCTTGAGGCGTATGCGTCCGGCACCGCCATCGCCGAACGGGCACGCGAGGCCTTGTCGTACGAGCAGGTGTCGATCCTTCCCGATCTGGTGGGCGGCGACGTGTCACGGATCACGGCCGCCATCGTCTACGAAGCCGCCGCGCAGGGGGATGCGGTCGCCACCGAAGTCGTACGCGACACGGCGCGCTTTCTTGGCACCGGGCTCGCCAATCTGCTCAACATCTTCAATCCGGATGTTGTCGTGATTGCCGGTGGCGTGACGCAGGCCGGCGAAGCGCTCTTTGGTCCCTTGCGCGCCGAAGTCCGGCGTCGCGCGTTCAAACCGGCGGTTGACGCCTGCCGCATCGTGCCGGGCATCCTGCCGGGAACGGCGGGTGTGGTGGGTGCCGTGGCCACGTTCATCGCGCAGCATGGAGCCGCTTCCCAATGA
- a CDS encoding DUF58 domain-containing protein, which produces MSAPRADQLNPAVLAALGHLELVARWAVDGFITGLHRSPRKGFSVEFAEHRPYMPGDDLRYLDWRIAARADRWLVKQFEEETNARAVLVLDTSKSMQWTGDPSRLTKLAYAEHLMAAFALLLLRQRDAVGLVRFDAGLRNVIPPRAQRAQWRRLVAALDEPGGGDASDVAGAMMQAGRIVRRPGFVVVISDFLVEPGPVADAARTLRARGHEVLMVHVMDPAERDFPEAGEARYRDPESGLEVPAAPSDVRAAYQETVREALDEWRAALGRAGARYAVATTDEPFGKALRLLVGANGRGAMI; this is translated from the coding sequence ATGTCCGCACCACGCGCCGACCAATTGAACCCCGCGGTCCTTGCCGCCCTCGGCCACCTGGAACTGGTGGCACGCTGGGCCGTGGACGGATTCATCACGGGATTGCACCGGTCACCGCGCAAGGGGTTCAGTGTGGAGTTCGCCGAGCATCGACCCTACATGCCGGGCGACGATCTCCGGTATCTCGATTGGCGCATTGCCGCCCGTGCCGATCGGTGGCTGGTCAAGCAATTCGAGGAAGAGACCAACGCGCGCGCGGTTCTGGTGCTCGATACCAGCAAGTCCATGCAGTGGACCGGCGATCCGTCCCGACTCACCAAGCTGGCGTATGCCGAACACCTGATGGCGGCGTTTGCCTTGTTGTTGTTGCGACAGCGCGATGCCGTCGGACTGGTGCGCTTCGATGCCGGCTTGCGGAACGTGATCCCGCCGCGCGCGCAGCGCGCGCAGTGGCGACGGCTGGTGGCCGCGCTGGATGAGCCGGGAGGCGGCGACGCGTCGGATGTGGCGGGCGCCATGATGCAGGCCGGACGTATCGTGCGTCGACCGGGGTTTGTGGTGGTCATTTCCGATTTCCTGGTGGAGCCCGGGCCCGTGGCGGACGCGGCACGTACACTGCGCGCGCGCGGACACGAAGTGCTGATGGTGCATGTGATGGATCCCGCCGAGCGGGATTTTCCGGAAGCGGGTGAGGCGCGGTATCGCGATCCTGAATCAGGACTGGAAGTGCCGGCCGCTCCGTCGGATGTGCGGGCCGCCTATCAGGAGACCGTGCGAGAAGCGTTGGACGAGTGGCGCGCCGCGCTCGGACGCGCCGGAGCGCGTTACGCCGTGGCGACCACCGATGAGCCGTTCGGCAAGGCCCTTCGGTTGCTGGTGGGTGCCAACGGTCGTGGAGCGATGATTTGA
- a CDS encoding BatA domain-containing protein — MGFLAPAFLFLAALAGVPLLVHLLRRRVSRTVDFPAVRYLARMEQEHSRERKLRHRLLLFLRMLAVLALAAAAARPIARWAGLGHAPVAVAVVIDNSMSSGAVHDGRVVLDDLRNDARSLLRALTPDDRAWLITADGRVIGGAVSALEDALTAMHPLGGRGDLVAATRRAMTLVRSGAPRAPVVTILSDGQATAWSMSSSDTAASRVLEVGDVPVQLLTRPRSVVRNAAVVDVRADPARWTPAGAVAFAVVSPDSAAWRISLDGRTVARGTAPPATADAPQHLAQKLASTSIGWVRGSIELDADELRGDDARWFAVRVAPPPAVMARAEGGPFLSAALSTLVEEKRLERATAGGRGVVTVSGADAPVASGPALLTAPSDPVRVGEANRTLARLGIPWRFGAIARDVVLMRGAPALEGVSVRIRYPLQRSPGTSSAGGGTDTLATAGGTPWAVAGDGYVLLASPIDPEATDLPLRAGFVPWLLDALSRRLGDDGQIIEATPGQHLVDRTFSTASGLERPDRTVVPMSGDRLTVPNETGVYFLRRQALRIGAIVVNAEAMESDLRAEPVTDIGQAFRRRVSGRFAGVDTVVGSWRTRALNQAAGRSLLTPLVGIALLALLLEAWFSRGASASTTNPRDPDIAVARAA, encoded by the coding sequence ATGGGGTTTCTCGCACCGGCGTTTCTGTTTCTGGCCGCGCTGGCCGGTGTCCCGCTCTTGGTGCACTTGCTGCGTCGGCGCGTCAGTCGCACTGTGGATTTTCCTGCGGTGCGGTACCTCGCGCGTATGGAGCAGGAGCACAGCCGCGAACGCAAGTTGCGCCACCGACTGTTGCTGTTCCTGCGGATGCTCGCGGTACTGGCGCTGGCCGCGGCGGCCGCGCGGCCCATCGCGCGTTGGGCCGGGCTCGGACACGCCCCCGTGGCGGTGGCCGTGGTCATCGACAACTCCATGAGCAGCGGCGCCGTCCATGACGGACGAGTCGTCCTGGATGACTTACGGAATGACGCGCGCAGTCTGTTGCGGGCTCTCACACCGGATGATCGCGCATGGTTGATCACGGCCGACGGTCGCGTCATCGGCGGCGCGGTTTCGGCGCTCGAGGACGCGTTAACCGCCATGCATCCGCTGGGTGGCCGCGGCGATCTGGTCGCGGCGACGCGCCGTGCAATGACACTGGTGCGCAGCGGGGCGCCGCGGGCGCCAGTGGTCACCATCCTGTCGGATGGACAGGCCACCGCCTGGTCGATGTCCAGCAGCGATACCGCGGCGTCCCGCGTGCTCGAGGTCGGCGACGTGCCGGTCCAATTGTTGACTCGGCCGCGGAGCGTGGTTCGGAATGCCGCCGTGGTGGACGTGCGTGCGGATCCGGCACGTTGGACACCGGCCGGTGCGGTGGCGTTTGCTGTTGTCTCGCCGGATTCGGCTGCGTGGCGCATCTCGCTCGACGGCCGCACGGTCGCCCGGGGGACCGCGCCGCCGGCAACGGCTGACGCCCCTCAGCATCTGGCGCAAAAGTTGGCCAGCACGTCAATCGGGTGGGTTCGGGGCAGCATTGAACTCGATGCCGATGAGTTGCGTGGTGACGATGCCCGCTGGTTTGCCGTGAGGGTGGCCCCGCCACCGGCGGTGATGGCGCGTGCCGAAGGCGGACCATTTCTGTCCGCAGCATTGTCCACGCTCGTGGAGGAAAAGCGACTGGAACGCGCGACGGCGGGCGGGCGCGGCGTCGTTACGGTGTCCGGTGCTGATGCACCCGTTGCCAGCGGACCGGCGTTGCTCACGGCGCCGTCTGACCCGGTGCGGGTGGGGGAAGCCAATCGCACGCTGGCGAGACTGGGAATTCCCTGGCGTTTCGGGGCCATCGCCCGGGACGTGGTCCTCATGCGGGGCGCCCCGGCACTCGAAGGCGTGTCGGTGCGCATTCGGTACCCGTTGCAACGATCACCCGGCACGTCGTCGGCTGGCGGAGGCACGGACACCCTGGCGACCGCCGGCGGTACACCGTGGGCGGTGGCCGGCGACGGGTATGTCCTGCTGGCGTCACCCATCGATCCTGAGGCCACGGACCTGCCGTTGCGTGCAGGCTTCGTGCCGTGGCTGCTCGACGCGCTGTCGCGTCGGTTGGGTGACGACGGACAAATCATTGAGGCCACGCCCGGACAGCATCTGGTTGACCGCACATTCAGCACGGCATCGGGATTGGAACGCCCCGATCGCACGGTGGTCCCCATGTCGGGCGATCGCTTGACGGTGCCCAACGAAACCGGTGTGTACTTTCTTCGGCGGCAGGCCCTTCGGATCGGTGCCATCGTGGTCAACGCGGAGGCCATGGAATCGGACCTGCGTGCCGAACCCGTGACGGACATCGGTCAGGCATTCCGCCGTCGCGTCAGTGGTCGATTTGCGGGGGTCGACACGGTGGTCGGATCATGGCGCACGCGGGCGCTCAATCAGGCCGCCGGTCGTTCACTGCTCACACCACTGGTGGGGATCGCCCTGTTGGCGCTGTTGCTGGAAGCGTGGTTCTCGCGCGGGGCGTCGGCTTCGACCACCAATCCGCGCGATCCAGACATCGCCGTCGCGCGCGCCGCTTGA
- a CDS encoding carbohydrate kinase family protein — protein sequence MEPLPNDRLMTQGRSGARPARKRLGVIGSFVWDVIHGRDRRAVPVEEWGGITYTLSGLDAALSDDWEIVPLCKIGADLAERGRTFCRSLHHIAPDAALIEVPQPNNRVELRYLDDERRTEHLSGGVPGWTWLGLKPVLDSARLDALYINFLSGWELDLSTTQLIRAHFRGPIYCDLHMLVMAVQADGLRVARPLPDVAAWCGCFDVLQVNEEEMQMMAPDSMALAATAMAAGVSCLCVTLGKRGAVYVAAPGIERLSDIPRLSGHTSALSTSPRGGSGAMGAVRTGLVPSVAPRVDGPGDPTGCGDVWGATHFSRLLAGDMFTDAIGAANRAASRNVEHRGATGLAQHLRGELSTT from the coding sequence ATGGAGCCGCTTCCCAATGATCGGCTCATGACGCAGGGGCGATCCGGCGCCAGACCGGCGCGGAAACGCCTTGGCGTCATCGGCTCATTTGTCTGGGATGTCATTCATGGGCGTGATCGCCGCGCGGTGCCGGTCGAAGAGTGGGGCGGCATCACCTATACCCTGTCGGGACTCGACGCGGCATTGTCCGACGACTGGGAGATCGTTCCACTGTGCAAGATCGGCGCGGATCTCGCCGAGCGCGGTCGGACGTTCTGCCGCTCGCTGCACCACATCGCACCCGACGCGGCGTTGATTGAAGTGCCGCAACCGAACAATCGCGTCGAGCTCCGGTATCTCGACGATGAGCGCCGTACGGAGCATCTGTCCGGTGGCGTACCGGGGTGGACATGGCTCGGACTCAAGCCGGTCCTCGACAGCGCGCGCCTCGATGCGCTGTACATCAACTTCCTCAGCGGCTGGGAGCTTGACCTGTCCACCACGCAGTTGATTCGCGCGCACTTTCGCGGTCCGATCTACTGTGACTTGCATATGCTGGTGATGGCCGTGCAGGCCGACGGGCTTCGCGTGGCCCGTCCCCTGCCGGACGTCGCGGCGTGGTGCGGTTGTTTTGACGTGCTGCAGGTGAACGAGGAGGAGATGCAGATGATGGCGCCGGACTCGATGGCGCTGGCGGCGACGGCGATGGCGGCGGGTGTTTCGTGCCTGTGTGTCACCCTGGGCAAGCGAGGCGCCGTCTACGTGGCCGCGCCAGGCATCGAGCGATTGTCCGATATTCCGCGTCTGTCAGGTCACACTTCGGCACTGTCCACATCGCCGCGTGGCGGAAGCGGCGCGATGGGCGCCGTGCGCACGGGACTCGTTCCCTCGGTTGCGCCACGCGTTGATGGTCCCGGTGATCCCACCGGCTGTGGCGATGTTTGGGGTGCGACCCATTTCTCCCGACTGCTTGCGGGTGATATGTTCACGGATGCCATCGGCGCCGCGAATCGCGCGGCATCCCGCAATGTCGAACACCGCGGCGCGACGGGACTCGCGCAACACCTTCGGGGAGAGCTCAGCACGACGTGA
- a CDS encoding glycosyltransferase family 9 protein gives MTSLVIQTSFLGDMILTTPLIERLAARGPVHVVATPANAGLLDNHPAVASVIVFDKRGTDRGLRGMQRVARAARAVGARTAYLAQGSLRTAAIARLAGIPVRVGFATSPGRLLYTRRVSFDASLHHAQRLWQLASPPGVIEPAPRVRPTLHPGARDVGQVEALLSSAGVSTGDQLIAFAPGSVWATKRWPSYAELAAMLVARGDPGASPAHVPVRLVVLGAASDGPLASDIAAAVASQGGAPVIDATGRLSLLASAVLLSRARVLVTNDSAPLHLASAMNTPTLAVFGPTIPAFGFGPLAEVQEVVERRGLACRPCGAHGPQQCPLGHWRCMRDISAQSVADRVTPLRRD, from the coding sequence GTGACCAGCCTCGTCATTCAGACGTCGTTTCTTGGCGACATGATCCTCACCACACCGCTGATCGAGCGGTTGGCGGCGAGGGGGCCGGTCCACGTGGTCGCGACACCGGCCAATGCGGGACTTCTGGACAATCATCCCGCCGTGGCGTCGGTGATTGTGTTCGACAAGCGCGGCACCGATCGCGGCCTGCGCGGCATGCAGCGCGTGGCACGGGCGGCGCGGGCCGTCGGCGCCCGGACCGCGTACCTGGCGCAAGGATCGCTGCGCACAGCGGCCATCGCCCGACTCGCGGGCATTCCCGTTCGGGTGGGATTCGCGACATCGCCAGGTCGCCTGCTGTATACCCGACGGGTGTCGTTTGATGCGTCCCTGCACCACGCGCAACGTCTGTGGCAACTGGCCTCGCCACCCGGTGTCATCGAGCCGGCCCCGAGGGTCCGCCCGACGCTGCATCCGGGGGCCCGCGATGTCGGGCAAGTCGAGGCGCTGTTGTCGTCGGCCGGCGTGTCCACCGGCGATCAGCTTATCGCCTTTGCGCCGGGCAGTGTGTGGGCAACCAAGCGTTGGCCGTCGTACGCCGAATTGGCCGCGATGCTGGTTGCACGCGGCGATCCCGGTGCGTCGCCCGCACACGTGCCCGTCCGGTTGGTGGTTCTTGGTGCCGCATCGGATGGGCCGCTCGCATCCGACATCGCGGCGGCGGTGGCCTCACAAGGCGGCGCTCCCGTGATCGACGCCACGGGCCGATTGTCGTTACTCGCGTCGGCCGTGCTGTTGTCCCGCGCCCGGGTGCTGGTCACCAATGATTCGGCACCCTTGCATCTGGCCTCCGCCATGAACACGCCGACCCTTGCCGTGTTCGGCCCAACAATTCCGGCCTTCGGATTCGGTCCGCTCGCCGAGGTGCAGGAGGTTGTCGAACGACGTGGCCTTGCGTGCCGACCGTGCGGGGCGCATGGCCCGCAGCAGTGCCCGTTGGGACATTGGCGATGCATGCGCGACATCAGTGCGCAGTCGGTCGCTGATCGTGTCACGCCGCTCAGGCGCGACTAG
- the lepA gene encoding elongation factor 4 produces the protein MKLSHIRNFCIVAHIDHGKSTLADRLIEMTGTLQKREMQAQFLDTLDLERERGITIKLNAVRMSYAARDGETYELNLIDTPGHVDFTYEVSRSLAACEGAILVVDASQGIQAQTLSNLFLAMDAGLEIIPVLNKIDLPGAEPERRRQEVCDLIGCLPEDVLSVSAKEGVGVPELLEQIVALVPPPSGNPDGPLRALIFDSYYDKYRGAIPSIRVVDGEIRKGTKITFGASDSVYEVDEVGLLQLRQVKTDVLQAGEVGYVVASVRSVRETRAGDTIFDQNNRATEALPGYQEVKSFVFAGIYPTDTTQYETLRDALEKLKLNDASLQYEPETSTALGFGFRCGFLGLLHMEIVQERLSREYNLDLVTTVPSVEYQVHLTDGTMLLVENPALMPTPGIISSVEEPYVKARIMCPTDYIGPIMTLGTERRGVYKNMRYLDTARVEFDWEFPLGEIILDFFDKMKTVSRGYASLDYEILEYRASDLVRLDMLINGDAIDAFSVIVHKDKAYEWGRKVAEKLRELIPRQLFEVAIQATIGQKVIARETVKPLRKDVLAKCYGGDISRKRKLLEKQKEGKKRMKQVGSVEIPQEAFLAVLQVD, from the coding sequence TTGAAGCTCAGCCACATCCGCAACTTCTGCATCGTCGCCCATATCGATCACGGCAAGTCGACGCTCGCCGACCGCCTGATCGAAATGACCGGCACCCTGCAGAAGCGCGAAATGCAGGCTCAGTTCCTCGACACGCTGGATCTCGAGCGTGAGCGCGGCATCACGATCAAGCTGAATGCGGTGCGCATGAGTTATGCGGCCCGCGACGGCGAGACGTACGAGTTGAATCTCATCGACACGCCCGGCCACGTGGACTTCACCTACGAGGTCTCGCGGTCGCTGGCGGCGTGCGAAGGCGCCATCCTGGTGGTGGATGCCTCGCAGGGCATTCAGGCGCAGACGCTATCCAACTTGTTCCTGGCGATGGATGCAGGGCTTGAGATCATTCCGGTGCTCAACAAGATCGACCTGCCGGGCGCCGAGCCCGAACGGCGGCGGCAGGAAGTGTGCGACCTGATCGGATGCCTGCCGGAAGACGTGCTGTCGGTGAGTGCCAAGGAAGGCGTCGGTGTGCCGGAGTTGCTGGAACAGATTGTGGCGCTCGTGCCGCCGCCAAGCGGGAACCCTGACGGACCGTTGCGCGCCCTGATTTTTGATTCGTACTACGACAAGTATCGCGGCGCCATTCCAAGCATCCGCGTCGTGGACGGCGAGATTCGGAAAGGCACCAAGATCACCTTCGGCGCGTCGGACAGCGTGTACGAGGTGGATGAAGTGGGCTTGCTGCAGCTGCGACAGGTCAAGACCGACGTCCTGCAGGCCGGCGAGGTGGGCTACGTCGTGGCCAGCGTGCGATCCGTGCGCGAAACGCGGGCCGGCGACACGATTTTCGATCAGAACAATCGCGCGACTGAGGCGTTGCCCGGCTATCAGGAAGTGAAATCGTTTGTGTTCGCCGGGATCTATCCGACCGATACGACCCAGTACGAAACGCTGCGCGATGCGCTTGAGAAACTCAAGTTGAATGACGCCTCGTTGCAGTATGAGCCGGAGACCTCGACGGCGCTGGGCTTCGGATTCCGCTGCGGCTTCCTGGGCCTGCTGCACATGGAGATCGTGCAGGAGCGCCTGTCACGCGAGTACAACCTGGATCTCGTGACCACGGTGCCCAGCGTCGAGTATCAGGTGCACCTGACGGACGGCACGATGCTGCTGGTGGAGAACCCGGCGCTGATGCCGACGCCCGGCATCATCTCGTCGGTGGAAGAGCCGTATGTGAAAGCGCGCATCATGTGCCCCACCGACTATATCGGTCCGATCATGACGCTCGGCACCGAGCGGCGCGGCGTCTACAAGAACATGCGTTATCTCGACACGGCGCGCGTGGAGTTCGACTGGGAATTTCCGCTGGGGGAAATCATTCTCGACTTCTTCGACAAGATGAAGACGGTCAGCCGCGGCTACGCCTCGCTCGACTATGAAATCCTCGAGTATCGCGCCAGCGACCTGGTGCGCCTTGACATGCTGATCAACGGAGACGCCATCGATGCGTTCTCGGTGATCGTGCACAAGGACAAGGCGTACGAATGGGGACGCAAGGTCGCGGAAAAGCTCCGCGAGTTGATTCCGCGCCAGCTGTTCGAGGTCGCCATCCAGGCGACGATTGGCCAGAAGGTGATCGCGCGCGAAACGGTGAAGCCGTTGCGCAAGGACGTGCTGGCCAAGTGCTACGGTGGCGATATTTCCCGCAAGCGCAAGCTGCTGGAGAAACAGAAGGAAGGGAAGAAGCGCATGAAGCAGGTCGGCAGTGTGGAGATTCCGCAGGAGGCGTTCCTGGCGGTGTTACAGGTTGACTGA
- a CDS encoding ATP-binding protein — MTTVISVPPSLDEQTFEHVIEQLAPVPEGQKILVDARHARWASPYGLTALLCLAQSREDRMAFAVPEHPETLSYWSRTGFFRHAGELFELHGAVPRARDAHESDVLLEITPIVRSDDVHGVVGRIQQKAADILHGQLGLDTAITGAFGMTLSESCQNIVEHAGQGGWVAVQTYKYARRLGRRVVVIAVCDAGVGFRRSLESAPGHRVSDRWDDAMALEDAVLRAVSRFRHGDHGRGQGLAGIRRFVGRWQGKLTVRSGTARLAITPEWDEDVPMTESLPYFPGAQMQITIPERIGEPTPRAKSAPVSSARPRPSERET; from the coding sequence GTGACCACCGTGATCAGCGTGCCGCCTTCCCTCGATGAACAGACGTTTGAACACGTCATCGAGCAGTTGGCGCCGGTGCCCGAAGGGCAGAAGATCCTGGTCGACGCGCGACATGCGCGTTGGGCGTCGCCCTACGGCCTGACTGCCCTGCTCTGTCTGGCGCAATCGCGCGAAGACCGCATGGCGTTCGCGGTCCCAGAGCACCCGGAGACGCTGTCGTACTGGTCACGCACCGGATTCTTCCGTCATGCCGGTGAGCTGTTCGAATTGCACGGAGCCGTACCGCGTGCGCGCGACGCGCACGAGTCCGATGTGCTGCTGGAAATCACGCCCATCGTGCGCAGCGACGACGTGCATGGGGTGGTGGGGCGCATTCAGCAGAAGGCGGCGGACATTCTGCATGGCCAGTTGGGGCTCGATACGGCCATCACCGGCGCATTCGGCATGACGCTCAGCGAATCGTGCCAGAATATCGTCGAGCACGCGGGCCAAGGTGGTTGGGTCGCCGTGCAGACCTACAAGTACGCTCGGCGGCTCGGACGCCGGGTGGTGGTGATCGCGGTGTGCGATGCGGGCGTCGGATTCCGGCGATCGCTGGAGAGTGCGCCGGGACATCGCGTCAGCGATCGATGGGATGATGCGATGGCACTGGAAGACGCCGTGCTGCGCGCCGTCAGCCGCTTTCGTCACGGCGACCACGGGCGGGGCCAGGGACTCGCCGGCATTCGTCGGTTCGTGGGACGGTGGCAGGGAAAGCTCACCGTGCGCAGCGGCACCGCGCGTCTTGCGATTACACCCGAGTGGGACGAAGATGTGCCCATGACGGAATCGCTGCCTTATTTTCCGGGCGCACAGATGCAAATCACGATACCGGAGCGCATCGGAGAACCGACGCCGCGCGCCAAGTCCGCTCCGGTGTCCAGCGCACGGCCGCGACCGTCCGAGCGCGAGACATGA